In Roseofilum casamattae BLCC-M143, one genomic interval encodes:
- a CDS encoding alcohol dehydrogenase family protein, protein MTELMNAVILTGYGGPEKLVYTQVPKPIPQKGEVLIEVGACSVNNTDINTRTGWYAAEAEFQEILQDTKKNDEETSTGWSQSGIRFPRIQGADIVGKVVGVGAGVSQELLQQRVIVDPWVRGESFGDYKYVGSELNGGFAEYSVVPAVNVCPIQSSLSDVELATVPCSYSTAENLLTKGRVASEDLVLIMGASGGVGSSAIKLAKIRGATVIAIVGANKEHLARDCGADYVYPRNEQLAANLANHEITVGIDVVGGEYFETIVKALSIGGRYVTAGAIAGPMVSLDLRDLIYKDIEMIGATRFRAEVFQNLLGYIEQGLLYPSVARVFSLSKMEEAQKFFQSKIFFGKVVITPENKA, encoded by the coding sequence ATGACAGAATTAATGAATGCAGTCATTCTGACTGGGTATGGCGGACCGGAGAAGTTAGTATACACGCAAGTCCCTAAGCCTATTCCGCAAAAAGGAGAAGTACTCATCGAAGTGGGAGCGTGCTCTGTCAATAATACAGATATCAATACTCGCACCGGTTGGTATGCTGCAGAGGCAGAGTTTCAAGAAATCCTGCAAGACACGAAGAAAAATGATGAGGAAACATCAACGGGTTGGTCTCAATCCGGAATTCGATTTCCGCGAATTCAAGGGGCAGATATTGTTGGAAAGGTTGTAGGAGTCGGTGCTGGGGTTTCGCAAGAACTACTTCAGCAACGAGTAATTGTTGACCCTTGGGTGCGGGGAGAGAGTTTTGGAGACTATAAATATGTGGGTAGCGAGTTAAACGGTGGTTTTGCAGAATATTCTGTCGTTCCAGCAGTCAATGTTTGCCCAATTCAATCCTCTCTATCTGACGTAGAATTAGCCACAGTTCCTTGCTCTTATTCAACCGCAGAAAATCTGCTAACCAAAGGGCGAGTGGCATCGGAAGATTTGGTTCTCATCATGGGAGCATCTGGGGGAGTTGGCAGTTCTGCCATTAAACTCGCCAAAATTAGAGGAGCAACTGTTATTGCCATTGTTGGGGCGAACAAAGAACATTTAGCTCGTGACTGTGGTGCCGATTATGTGTATCCTCGCAACGAACAATTGGCAGCGAATCTTGCAAATCATGAGATTACTGTTGGTATAGATGTGGTTGGTGGTGAATACTTTGAGACCATTGTCAAGGCATTAAGTATTGGAGGGCGATATGTGACCGCTGGCGCGATCGCCGGTCCTATGGTATCTCTCGATTTGCGCGATTTAATTTACAAAGACATAGAAATGATTGGAGCAACGCGCTTCCGAGCCGAAGTCTTTCAAAACTTGCTTGGATATATAGAACAAGGTTTATTGTATCCTTCTGTTGCTCGAGTTTTTTCCTTAAGTAAAATGGAAGAAGCTCAGAAGTTTTTTCAAAGCAAGATTTTTTTTGGTAAAGTTGTAATTACACCAGAAAACAAGGCTTAA